The following are encoded in a window of Halosolutus halophilus genomic DNA:
- a CDS encoding NAD(+)/NADH kinase — translation MQGRRLATTDEIIAIVSPDSDEALDRLADWTDDRGIDLATVDVGENVDDVYDENRATLGVTLGGDGTFLEGIKSFAPRNIPQLGVNTGTLAFLARVEPEDIGAALDETIRGRAAVDSRQQVSVAGPGIDATGINDVMVQHVPPENPIDRKITRLDVHADDEYVGEFEGTGVAVSTPTGSTGVSLSADGPVHYPVNNHTLQLVPLHTHQIGVRPVVFSPETELRITTRGQASLQVDGGRANAILDEDDEIIVTGAEQLAHVVRTSYDDHFFTAISKKLGWDVRDADGTGASGDGAAPGADGAATTADGRSDRGTTTFSGPTTASGTADPDADTVDRALTIAKEAAQAAGDPLRELHGQVESVDVKSDKSDIVTEADHQADRIITTVVGNEFPDHAIFSEESTRQTGPDSAYTWVVDPLDGTGNFAHGNPNYSISIALVEDGEPVLGVVYVPETDELFSAVAGGDARKDGARIETTDRDRLDESMLISGYDPDGSFLSHFYQESRGVRRLGSAALNCCYLASGSADATWEYDTYPWDVAAGLVIARAAGAEITDETGQPFEFDLETDDRTALLGSNGSLHPALLEHLERDTGLATPSG, via the coding sequence ATGCAAGGACGCAGGCTGGCAACGACGGACGAAATCATCGCGATCGTCAGTCCCGACAGCGACGAGGCGCTCGACCGACTCGCGGACTGGACCGACGACCGCGGTATCGACCTGGCGACCGTCGACGTCGGGGAGAACGTCGACGACGTCTACGACGAGAACCGGGCGACGCTCGGCGTCACCCTCGGCGGCGACGGCACCTTCCTCGAGGGCATCAAGTCGTTCGCGCCCCGAAACATTCCACAGCTCGGCGTCAACACGGGGACGCTCGCTTTCCTGGCCAGGGTCGAGCCGGAAGACATCGGGGCGGCGCTCGACGAAACGATCCGCGGCCGGGCGGCGGTCGACAGCCGCCAGCAGGTCTCCGTCGCCGGCCCGGGGATCGACGCGACCGGGATCAACGACGTCATGGTCCAGCACGTGCCGCCGGAGAACCCGATCGATCGGAAGATCACGCGGCTGGACGTCCACGCCGACGACGAGTACGTCGGCGAATTCGAGGGGACCGGCGTCGCCGTCTCGACGCCGACCGGGTCGACCGGCGTCTCGCTGTCAGCCGACGGTCCCGTCCACTATCCTGTGAACAACCACACCCTCCAGCTGGTCCCGTTGCACACCCACCAGATCGGCGTTCGACCGGTCGTCTTCTCGCCGGAAACCGAACTCCGGATCACCACCCGGGGACAGGCGAGCCTGCAGGTCGACGGCGGTCGGGCGAACGCGATCCTCGACGAAGACGACGAAATCATCGTCACGGGAGCCGAGCAACTCGCGCACGTCGTCCGGACCAGCTACGACGACCACTTCTTCACCGCGATCTCGAAGAAACTGGGCTGGGACGTCCGCGACGCCGACGGGACGGGCGCATCGGGCGACGGAGCGGCCCCGGGAGCCGACGGGGCAGCTACGACGGCCGACGGCCGGTCCGATCGCGGTACCACGACGTTCTCCGGGCCTACCACCGCGTCCGGGACGGCCGATCCCGACGCCGACACCGTCGACCGTGCGCTCACGATCGCCAAAGAGGCCGCACAGGCCGCCGGCGACCCGCTCCGGGAACTCCACGGACAGGTCGAGTCGGTCGACGTCAAGAGCGACAAGTCCGACATCGTCACCGAGGCCGATCACCAGGCCGATCGGATCATCACGACGGTCGTCGGCAACGAGTTCCCCGACCACGCGATCTTCTCCGAGGAGAGCACCCGTCAGACCGGCCCCGACTCGGCGTACACGTGGGTCGTCGATCCCCTCGACGGGACGGGCAACTTCGCCCACGGCAACCCCAACTACTCCATCTCGATCGCGCTCGTCGAGGACGGCGAGCCGGTGCTGGGCGTCGTCTACGTCCCCGAAACCGACGAACTGTTCAGCGCCGTCGCGGGCGGCGACGCCAGGAAAGACGGGGCTCGGATCGAGACGACCGACCGGGACCGCCTCGACGAGAGCATGCTCATCTCGGGGTACGATCCCGACGGGTCCTTCCTCTCGCACTTCTACCAGGAGTCGCGCGGAGTCCGCCGACTCGGCTCGGCCGCGCTCAACTGCTGTTACCTCGCCAGCGGCAGCGCCGACGCCACGTGGGAGTACGACACCTACCCGTGGGACGTCGCCGCCGGCCTCGTGATCGCCCGCGCCGCCGGAGCCGAGATCACCGACGAGACCGGCCAGCCGTTCGAGTTCGACCTCGAGACCGACGATCGGACGGCCCTGCTGGGATCGAACGGCTCGCTCCATCCCGCGCTCCTCGAACACCTGGAACGCGATACCGGGCTCGCGACGCCGTCGGGGTGA
- the gcvPB gene encoding aminomethyl-transferring glycine dehydrogenase subunit GcvPB, with translation MTADDGRTIEHETDERADQVRYDQARYVEDGQYEPLLCEKDRTEVEIGDGDDSPLPDDLTRDSIELPELSEPELARHYTRLSQMIYGIDSGPYPLGSCTMKYNPKFTEDVAALPDAAVHPDRSAESIQGTLELCYRLQDYLGRIGGMDAVTLQPPAGAAGEFVGIRVAAAYHEHNGEGHRDEVIVPESAHGTNFATAALGGYDVVSLPSDDAGRVDLEALDAALSENTAALMLTNPNTLGLFERDITEIADMVHDVGGLLYYDGANLNALLGRARPGDMGFDVMHYNVHKTFATPHGGGGPGAGPVGVVEDLAPFLPAPRVRESRDGTDTGSEQTYELFDPEHTIGRVHGYQGNWLVLVKTFAYIARLGDEGLTDASAKAVLNANYLASRIEYDVPYEPFHHEFVASAGDQDAADVAKRMLDYGVHPPTTKWPEIVPEALMTEPTEVESKSTLDRLAAAFNAVAEEDDATIEAAPDRTTARRIDQTSAARNPRLSWQALADDE, from the coding sequence ATGACGGCCGACGACGGACGGACGATCGAGCACGAGACCGACGAGCGGGCCGACCAGGTCCGATACGACCAGGCCCGGTACGTCGAGGACGGCCAGTACGAACCCCTCCTCTGCGAGAAAGACCGGACCGAGGTCGAGATCGGTGACGGGGACGACTCTCCGCTCCCGGACGACCTCACGCGGGACTCGATCGAACTTCCGGAACTCTCCGAACCCGAACTGGCCCGCCACTACACGCGGCTCTCCCAGATGATCTACGGCATCGACAGCGGTCCGTACCCGCTGGGCTCGTGTACGATGAAGTACAACCCGAAGTTCACCGAGGACGTGGCGGCCCTGCCGGACGCGGCGGTCCACCCCGATCGGTCCGCGGAGTCGATCCAGGGCACCCTCGAACTCTGCTATCGGCTGCAGGACTACCTCGGTCGGATCGGCGGGATGGACGCCGTGACGCTCCAGCCGCCCGCGGGTGCGGCCGGCGAGTTCGTCGGCATTCGAGTCGCCGCGGCCTACCACGAGCACAACGGCGAGGGACATCGCGACGAGGTGATCGTCCCCGAGAGCGCCCACGGGACGAACTTCGCGACCGCCGCGCTCGGCGGCTACGACGTCGTCTCGCTCCCGAGCGACGACGCGGGTCGGGTCGACCTCGAGGCGCTCGACGCCGCGCTCTCGGAGAATACGGCCGCGCTGATGCTCACGAACCCGAACACGCTCGGCCTGTTCGAGCGCGACATCACCGAAATCGCCGACATGGTCCACGACGTCGGCGGCTTGCTCTACTACGACGGGGCGAACCTCAACGCGCTGCTCGGTCGCGCCCGGCCGGGCGACATGGGCTTCGACGTGATGCACTACAACGTCCACAAGACCTTCGCGACCCCCCACGGCGGCGGTGGGCCCGGTGCCGGCCCGGTCGGCGTGGTCGAGGACCTCGCGCCGTTCCTGCCGGCGCCACGAGTCCGCGAGTCTCGAGACGGGACCGACACGGGAAGCGAGCAGACCTACGAACTGTTCGATCCCGAGCACACGATCGGCCGGGTTCACGGGTACCAGGGCAACTGGCTCGTGCTCGTCAAGACCTTCGCCTACATCGCCCGGCTGGGCGACGAGGGCCTCACCGACGCCAGCGCGAAGGCAGTGCTCAACGCCAACTACCTCGCGAGCCGGATCGAGTACGACGTCCCGTACGAACCGTTCCACCACGAGTTCGTCGCCAGCGCCGGCGATCAGGACGCCGCCGACGTCGCAAAGCGGATGCTCGACTACGGCGTCCACCCGCCGACGACCAAGTGGCCCGAAATCGTTCCCGAGGCGCTGATGACCGAACCGACCGAGGTCGAAAGCAAATCGACCCTCGATCGGCTGGCCGCGGCGTTCAACGCCGTCGCCGAGGAGGACGACGCGACGATCGAGGCCGCACCCGATCGGACCACGGCTCGCCGGATCGACCAGACCAGCGCTGCGCGAAACCCGCGGCTGTCCTGGCAGGCGCTCGCGGACGACGAGTGA
- the gcvPA gene encoding aminomethyl-transferring glycine dehydrogenase subunit GcvPA, whose product MHGTDTTGSPYAPHTDEERAAMLEAIGVDAVDDLFDIPADVGFDEEFGIESRTERQTRRLVRSILGRNDDLTELLGRGHYGYYVPSLVDHLADRSEFLTSYTQYQPEASQGFLQALFEYQSLLVELTGLEIANCSMYDAATALGEAATLADRVRDTSGQRVLVPDLLLEGRRSTLANYVAGTDLAIEEYPTADGAVDLDALRAAVDDDVVMVYAENPTVRGTIEEELDAIGDLVDDNDALFVLGSDPIALSLLQRPADVGADVVVGDASVLGLPTSYGMGLGLFACREDYLRQVPGRLVGASEDATDRRAYTLTLQTREQHIRRERATSNICTNQAWVALRTAMHAAYLGPDGMVDLAKRGVTRAETLADRLDDFVGVTAPVHDRRHFREFVAHVDQPARAIADDLETRGFAVHVVGDHEIQVCVAGVPDDRIDAFVDAFTEVVR is encoded by the coding sequence ATGCACGGGACAGACACCACGGGGAGTCCGTACGCTCCCCACACGGACGAGGAACGGGCGGCGATGCTCGAGGCGATCGGCGTCGACGCGGTCGACGACCTCTTCGACATCCCCGCGGACGTAGGGTTCGACGAGGAGTTCGGTATCGAATCGCGAACGGAACGCCAGACGCGGCGGCTGGTCCGGTCGATCCTCGGGCGCAACGACGACCTCACGGAGTTGCTCGGGCGGGGTCACTACGGCTACTACGTCCCGTCGCTCGTCGATCACCTCGCGGATCGATCGGAGTTTCTCACGTCGTACACCCAGTACCAGCCCGAAGCGTCGCAGGGGTTCCTGCAGGCGCTGTTCGAGTACCAGTCGCTGCTGGTCGAGTTGACCGGCCTGGAAATCGCGAACTGCTCGATGTACGACGCCGCGACGGCGCTCGGCGAAGCCGCGACGCTCGCCGATCGCGTCCGCGACACGAGCGGCCAGCGGGTCCTCGTGCCGGACCTCCTGCTCGAGGGGCGCCGGAGCACGCTCGCGAACTACGTGGCCGGCACCGACCTCGCGATCGAGGAGTATCCGACGGCGGACGGCGCCGTCGACCTCGACGCCCTCCGGGCCGCGGTCGACGATGACGTCGTCATGGTCTACGCCGAGAACCCCACCGTCCGCGGGACGATCGAGGAGGAACTCGACGCGATCGGCGACCTGGTCGACGACAACGACGCCCTGTTCGTGCTCGGCTCCGATCCGATCGCGCTCTCCTTGCTCCAGCGGCCGGCCGACGTCGGTGCCGACGTCGTCGTCGGCGACGCGAGCGTACTCGGCCTGCCGACCAGCTACGGGATGGGGCTCGGCCTGTTCGCCTGTCGCGAGGACTACCTCCGGCAGGTTCCCGGCCGACTCGTCGGCGCGAGCGAGGACGCGACCGATCGCCGGGCGTACACGCTCACGCTACAGACCCGCGAACAGCACATCCGCCGGGAGCGTGCGACGAGCAACATCTGTACGAACCAGGCGTGGGTCGCGCTGCGAACCGCGATGCACGCCGCGTACCTGGGCCCGGACGGGATGGTCGACCTCGCCAAACGGGGCGTCACCCGCGCCGAGACGCTCGCCGATCGACTCGACGACTTCGTCGGAGTCACGGCGCCGGTCCACGACCGACGGCACTTCCGGGAGTTCGTCGCCCACGTCGACCAGCCAGCGCGGGCGATCGCCGACGACCTCGAGACGCGCGGGTTCGCGGTCCACGTGGTCGGCGACCACGAGATCCAGGTCTGCGTCGCCGGCGTGCCCGACGACCGGATCGACGCCTTCGTCGACGCCTTCACGGAGGTGGTCCGATGA
- a CDS encoding AI-2E family transporter — protein sequence MAEDADTPGWLSERTGLTALALLSVVLATLIILPYLQYILLGVVLAYILTPAQRRLEAFVRPLVAALVLVAVAILAILLPTMYILAIALRQALQVITAIQEGTLDVADVERRLESSGLTVDLAEMYETYQEPIGTTLQGFASSGIGFLGGLPGILIGLTVTLFVLFALLRDGERLVAWSRRVIPIEDDVHRELIAELDQLMWASLVGNVAVAAIQAISLGIGLALLGVPAIAFLAVATFVLTLLPLVGAFGVWIPVTLYLFATGQYLSAGVLVVYGSLVSASDTYLRPALIGKTGAFNSAIIVVGIFGGIVVFGAVGLFVGPVVLGGAKVTLDLFARERSASPDESIAPDADVDVPPATDPSDDAAVDTDTGTGIRPGEGGASDRDPDDDRSDSEVDAEITDAGATGPNGETDADIDE from the coding sequence ATGGCCGAGGATGCCGATACGCCGGGGTGGCTCTCCGAACGGACGGGGTTGACCGCGCTCGCCCTGCTCAGCGTCGTCCTCGCGACGCTCATCATCCTGCCGTACCTCCAGTACATTCTCCTCGGCGTGGTCCTGGCGTACATCCTCACGCCCGCACAGCGGCGTCTCGAAGCGTTCGTACGGCCGCTGGTCGCAGCACTCGTGCTCGTCGCCGTCGCGATTCTCGCGATCCTGCTGCCGACGATGTACATTCTCGCGATCGCGCTCCGGCAGGCGCTCCAGGTGATTACGGCCATACAGGAGGGGACGCTCGACGTCGCCGACGTCGAACGGCGACTCGAATCGAGCGGGCTAACCGTCGACCTCGCCGAGATGTACGAGACCTATCAGGAGCCGATCGGAACGACGCTGCAGGGGTTCGCGTCGTCCGGGATCGGATTTCTCGGGGGGTTGCCCGGCATCCTCATCGGGTTGACGGTAACGCTGTTCGTCCTCTTCGCGCTATTGCGCGACGGCGAGCGACTCGTCGCGTGGTCGCGTCGGGTCATCCCGATCGAGGACGACGTACACCGGGAACTGATCGCCGAACTGGACCAGTTGATGTGGGCGTCTCTCGTCGGGAACGTCGCGGTGGCGGCGATCCAGGCGATTTCGCTCGGAATCGGGCTGGCGCTGCTCGGCGTCCCTGCCATCGCGTTTCTCGCCGTTGCGACGTTCGTCCTGACGTTGCTCCCGCTCGTCGGCGCGTTCGGGGTCTGGATCCCGGTCACACTGTACCTCTTCGCGACCGGCCAGTACCTCTCGGCCGGCGTGCTCGTCGTCTACGGCTCGCTCGTAAGCGCCTCGGACACGTACCTGCGCCCGGCGCTCATCGGCAAGACGGGGGCGTTCAACTCCGCGATCATCGTCGTCGGCATCTTCGGCGGCATCGTCGTCTTCGGTGCCGTCGGCCTCTTCGTCGGGCCGGTCGTTCTCGGCGGGGCCAAGGTCACGCTGGACCTGTTCGCCCGGGAACGATCGGCGAGTCCGGACGAGTCCATCGCACCCGATGCGGACGTCGACGTTCCCCCCGCCACTGACCCATCCGACGACGCAGCGGTCGATACAGACACCGGTACCGGAATTCGACCCGGGGAGGGTGGCGCGTCCGATCGAGACCCGGACGACGATCGGTCGGATTCGGAGGTGGACGCCGAGATCACAGACGCCGGCGCTACAGGGCCAAACGGCGAGACCGACGCCGATATCGACGAGTAG
- the hmgB gene encoding hydroxymethylglutaryl-CoA synthase, whose amino-acid sequence MTAVGIDAIEIWTGNLKLDLPGTFAPEKGEDPEKYTKGLGLTASSFPDSYEDIVTMAANAAHRLMERKGLEPEDIGRIDVATESAFDNSKPVSTYVAGCLEQVYDGDFHHANKGERKFACIAGTQSLDDAYNWIRAGRNRGRSALVIATDTALYARGDAGEATQGAGAVAMLIGEDPALVELSAEQGYGSADETDFLKPNQQFPSVDGKRSVQVYLARMREALEDYERVAGDTHPDQFAYIPFHTPFPGMVRKAGMLAYRHMIRDTSIEDELADEIGRQPRAEAFDDDEAFHDALRVYMDALKETDRYQEWYANTIDPTLTISREVGNWYTGSVHVARVSALKHGLENDLDLAGSKLLVGSYGSGAQAEGHAETIQDGWQDEIAALNVDEQLEDRYDMSWDDYEEIHDVHNHEMDVDVEEFTTPESEFVFDGWGRMGERKYRYVE is encoded by the coding sequence ATGACAGCAGTCGGTATCGACGCGATCGAGATCTGGACGGGAAATCTCAAACTCGACTTACCCGGCACATTCGCCCCCGAAAAGGGCGAAGACCCCGAAAAGTATACGAAGGGGCTCGGCCTCACGGCCAGTTCGTTTCCCGACAGCTACGAGGACATCGTCACGATGGCGGCCAACGCCGCTCACCGGTTGATGGAACGCAAGGGGCTCGAACCCGAGGATATCGGCCGGATCGACGTCGCGACGGAGAGCGCGTTCGACAACTCGAAGCCGGTTTCGACGTACGTCGCTGGCTGTCTCGAACAGGTCTACGATGGTGACTTCCACCACGCGAACAAGGGCGAGCGGAAGTTCGCCTGTATCGCGGGCACCCAGAGTCTCGACGACGCGTACAACTGGATCCGTGCGGGCCGCAATCGCGGCCGTTCGGCGCTGGTCATCGCGACCGATACGGCGCTGTACGCTCGCGGTGACGCCGGCGAAGCGACCCAGGGTGCCGGTGCCGTCGCGATGCTCATCGGCGAGGACCCGGCTCTCGTCGAACTCTCCGCCGAGCAGGGATACGGCTCGGCCGACGAGACCGACTTCCTCAAACCGAACCAGCAGTTCCCCTCCGTCGACGGCAAGCGCTCCGTCCAGGTGTATCTGGCACGCATGCGCGAGGCGCTCGAGGATTACGAGAGGGTCGCGGGCGACACCCACCCGGATCAGTTCGCCTACATCCCGTTCCACACCCCGTTTCCGGGGATGGTCCGCAAAGCGGGAATGCTCGCGTATCGCCACATGATCCGCGACACCAGCATCGAGGACGAACTGGCCGACGAGATCGGTCGCCAGCCCCGGGCCGAAGCGTTCGACGACGACGAGGCGTTCCACGACGCGCTCCGGGTGTACATGGACGCGCTCAAGGAGACGGACCGGTATCAGGAGTGGTACGCCAACACGATCGATCCGACCCTCACGATCTCCCGTGAAGTCGGCAACTGGTACACCGGCTCCGTCCACGTCGCCCGCGTCAGCGCGCTGAAACACGGCCTCGAGAACGATCTCGATCTCGCCGGGAGCAAACTGCTCGTGGGGTCGTACGGCTCCGGTGCCCAGGCTGAGGGCCACGCGGAGACGATCCAGGACGGCTGGCAGGACGAGATTGCCGCTCTGAACGTCGACGAACAGCTCGAGGACCGGTACGACATGAGCTGGGACGACTACGAGGAGATCCACGACGTCCACAACCACGAGATGGACGTCGACGTCGAGGAGTTCACGACCCCCGAGTCGGAGTTCGTCTTCGACGGCTGGGGTCGTATGGGCGAGCGAAAGTACCGTTACGTCGAGTAG
- a CDS encoding NADP-dependent malic enzyme produces the protein MGLDEDALEYHRTDPPGKIEISTTKSTNTQRDLSLAYSPGVAAPCMEIDADPTEAYTYTAKGNLVGVVSNGSAVLGLGDIGAQASKPVMEGKGVLFKRFADIDVFDIELDEADPDKIVEAVKMMEPTFGGINLEDIKAPECFTVEERLREEIDIPVFHDDQHGTAIISGAALLNAADIAGKDLEDLEIVFSGAGASAIATARFYVSLGCKKEHITMCDSTGIITQRRAERGEVNEYKQQFARDVPEGDLADAMEGADVFVGLSIGGIVSQAMIRSMADDPIVFAMANPDPEIGYEEAKAARDDDVIMATGRSDYPNQVNNVLGFPFIFRGALDVRATEINERMKVACAEALAELAREDVPDAVVKAYGDEPLQFGPDYIIPKPVDPRVLFRVAPSIAEAAMESGAARTEIDLDEYEEELEARLGKSREMMRVVLNKAKSDPKTVALAEGENEKMIRAAYQIQEQGIALPVLIGDESEIRRTSANLGLDFDPQVADPSVGDYEEYAERLHELRQRKGITRSEAGELIERDSNYFGSVMVEQDDADALLTGLSHHYPSALRPPLQVVGTDEDVDYAAGVYMLTFKNRVIFVADATVNQDPDEEVLAEVTKQTGKLARRFNIEPRAALLSYSNFGSVNNEGTRKPRRAASMLQNDPDVDFPVDGEMQADTAVVEDILEGTYGFSELEEPANVLVFPNLESGNIGYKLLQRLGGADAIGPMLVGMDKPVHVLQRGDEVKDIVNLAGVAVVDAQQE, from the coding sequence ATGGGACTAGACGAGGACGCACTCGAGTACCACCGGACGGATCCACCCGGAAAGATCGAGATTTCGACCACGAAATCGACAAATACACAGCGTGACCTCTCGCTCGCCTACTCGCCCGGCGTCGCGGCCCCGTGTATGGAGATCGACGCGGACCCGACGGAGGCATACACCTACACGGCAAAGGGCAACCTCGTGGGCGTCGTCTCGAACGGCTCGGCCGTGCTGGGGCTCGGCGACATCGGCGCACAGGCGTCCAAGCCCGTCATGGAGGGGAAAGGCGTCCTGTTCAAGCGCTTCGCCGACATCGACGTCTTCGACATCGAACTCGACGAGGCCGACCCCGACAAGATCGTCGAAGCGGTGAAGATGATGGAGCCGACCTTCGGCGGGATCAACCTGGAGGATATCAAGGCCCCCGAGTGTTTCACCGTCGAGGAACGGCTCCGCGAGGAGATCGACATCCCGGTCTTCCACGACGACCAGCACGGTACCGCCATCATCTCCGGTGCCGCCCTGCTCAACGCCGCCGATATCGCCGGCAAGGACCTCGAAGACCTCGAGATCGTCTTCTCGGGTGCCGGCGCGAGCGCGATCGCGACGGCGCGGTTCTACGTCTCGCTCGGCTGCAAGAAGGAGCACATCACCATGTGTGACTCTACGGGGATCATCACCCAGCGGCGCGCGGAGCGGGGCGAGGTCAACGAGTACAAGCAGCAGTTCGCCCGTGACGTGCCCGAGGGCGACCTCGCGGACGCGATGGAGGGTGCGGACGTCTTCGTCGGACTCTCGATCGGGGGGATCGTCAGTCAGGCGATGATCCGGTCCATGGCCGACGATCCGATCGTCTTCGCGATGGCCAACCCCGATCCCGAGATCGGGTACGAGGAGGCCAAGGCGGCCCGCGACGACGACGTCATCATGGCGACGGGTCGCTCCGACTACCCGAACCAGGTCAACAACGTCCTCGGGTTTCCGTTCATCTTCCGCGGCGCGCTCGACGTCCGGGCGACCGAGATCAACGAGCGGATGAAGGTCGCCTGTGCGGAGGCGCTCGCCGAACTCGCCCGCGAAGACGTTCCGGACGCGGTCGTCAAGGCCTACGGCGACGAACCGCTCCAGTTCGGCCCCGACTACATCATTCCGAAGCCGGTCGATCCCCGCGTGCTCTTCCGCGTCGCGCCGTCGATCGCCGAGGCCGCGATGGAGTCCGGTGCCGCCCGCACCGAGATCGACCTCGACGAGTACGAGGAGGAACTCGAGGCGCGCCTCGGCAAGTCCCGCGAGATGATGCGGGTCGTCCTCAACAAGGCCAAGAGCGATCCCAAGACGGTCGCACTCGCGGAGGGCGAGAACGAGAAGATGATCCGGGCGGCCTACCAGATCCAGGAGCAGGGCATCGCGCTCCCGGTCCTCATCGGCGACGAGAGCGAGATCCGCCGGACGTCCGCGAACCTCGGACTCGACTTCGATCCGCAGGTCGCCGATCCGTCCGTGGGCGACTACGAGGAGTACGCCGAACGGCTCCACGAACTGCGCCAGCGGAAGGGGATCACGCGGTCCGAAGCGGGCGAACTCATCGAGCGCGACTCGAACTACTTCGGGAGCGTGATGGTCGAACAGGACGACGCCGACGCGTTGCTGACCGGTCTCTCCCATCACTATCCCTCGGCGCTCCGACCCCCGTTGCAGGTGGTCGGGACCGACGAGGACGTCGATTACGCGGCGGGTGTCTACATGCTCACGTTCAAGAACCGCGTCATCTTCGTCGCCGACGCGACGGTCAATCAGGATCCCGACGAGGAGGTCCTCGCGGAAGTGACCAAACAGACCGGGAAACTCGCCCGCCGGTTCAACATCGAACCCCGCGCCGCGCTGCTGTCGTACTCGAACTTCGGGAGCGTGAACAACGAGGGGACCCGTAAACCGCGCCGGGCAGCGAGCATGCTCCAGAACGATCCCGACGTCGACTTTCCGGTGGACGGCGAGATGCAGGCCGATACGGCAGTCGTCGAAGATATCCTCGAGGGAACGTACGGGTTCTCGGAACTCGAGGAACCTGCGAACGTGCTCGTCTTCCCGAACCTCGAGTCGGGCAACATCGGCTACAAACTCCTCCAGCGCCTCGGCGGCGCGGACGCGATCGGACCGATGCTCGTCGGTATGGACAAACCGGTCCACGTCCTCCAGCGCGGCGACGAGGTCAAGGACATCGTGAACCTGGCCGGCGTCGCAGTCGTCGACGCACAGCAGGAGTAG
- a CDS encoding phosphopantetheine adenylyltransferase: protein MDVALGGTFDPVHDGHRRLFERAFELGDVTVGLTSDELAPKTRHVERRVRPYDERERRLASELDSFATEYDREFEIRTLTEPTGIATEPQFDYLVVSPETRDGGERINEIRLERGHDPLEVVVVPHVLAEDGDIISSTRIVNGEIDEHGNLISDDA, encoded by the coding sequence ATGGACGTCGCGCTTGGTGGGACGTTCGACCCCGTCCACGATGGCCACCGGCGGCTGTTCGAACGGGCGTTCGAACTCGGAGACGTGACTGTCGGGCTGACCAGCGACGAGCTCGCACCGAAGACACGACACGTCGAGCGGCGGGTCAGGCCGTACGACGAACGAGAGCGGCGACTCGCGTCGGAACTCGACTCCTTCGCGACGGAGTACGATCGCGAATTCGAGATCCGGACCCTGACGGAGCCGACCGGTATCGCGACCGAGCCTCAGTTCGATTACCTGGTCGTCTCGCCGGAGACCCGCGACGGCGGCGAGCGAATCAACGAGATCCGACTCGAACGCGGTCACGATCCGCTCGAGGTCGTCGTCGTGCCACACGTTCTTGCCGAGGACGGGGACATCATCTCGAGTACCCGAATCGTCAACGGGGAAATCGACGAACACGGGAACCTGATCTCGGACGACGCCTGA
- a CDS encoding transcription initiation factor IIB family protein → MYSARDRIEYEPWLDELETVADRLELSDEARSCAIDLFLADVPETDRSKRAVLAASLYAGALVAGDGRTQGTVAEAADVSRLSIQSRWKDLLESAGLEPPRW, encoded by the coding sequence ATGTACAGCGCCCGGGATCGGATCGAGTACGAACCGTGGCTCGACGAACTCGAGACCGTCGCCGATCGCCTCGAACTCTCCGACGAGGCACGGTCGTGTGCGATCGATCTCTTTCTCGCGGACGTCCCCGAGACCGATCGGTCGAAACGGGCCGTCCTGGCGGCCAGTCTCTACGCCGGGGCGCTCGTCGCTGGGGACGGGCGGACCCAGGGGACGGTCGCCGAGGCTGCCGACGTCTCTCGGCTCTCGATTCAGTCGCGCTGGAAGGACCTCCTCGAATCGGCCGGACTCGAGCCGCCGCGCTGGTAG